The sequence below is a genomic window from Micromonospora aurantiaca ATCC 27029.
CCGGTGTACCCGGCGCCCACGATCGCCACGTCGGCGTCCGTGTCGCCGGGCAACCCGGGTCGCGGTGTCAGCGGTTCGTCCAGGCCGGACAGCCAGTACGACAGACGCCGGTAGTCGGTCATCGGCGTCAGAGCCGCGACCACGCCTCGGTCAGCACCGCGCGCAGGATCTGCTCGATCTCGTCGAAGTGCTGCTGGTCGGCGATCAGCGGCGGGGCGAGCTGCACCACCGGGTCGCCCCGGTCGTCGGCCCGGCAGTAGAGCCCGGCGTCGAACAGCGCTGTGGACAGGAAGCCGCGCAGCAGCCGCTCGGACTCGGCCTCGTCGAACGTCTCCCGGGTCGTCTTGTCCTTCACCAGCTCGATGCCGTAGAAGTAGCCGTCGCCCCGGACGTCGCCGACGATCGGCAGGTCGTGCAGCTTCTCCAGGGTGGACCGGAACGCGCCCTCGTTCGCACGGACGTGCCCGATCAGGTCCTCCCGGGCGAACACCTCCAGGTTGGCCAGCGCGACCGCGCAGGAGACCGGGTGGCCGCCGAACGTCACCCCGTGCGCGAACATGCCGGTCTCGGTGAGGAACGGCTCCATCAGCCGCTCGCCGGCGATCATCGCGCCGAGCGGGGCGTAGCCGGAGGTGATGCCCTTGGCGGTGGTGATGATGTCCGGCTGGTAGCCGTAGCGCACGGCGCCGAAGTACTCGCCGAGCCGGCCCCAGGAGCAGATCACTTCGTCGCTGACGAGCAGCACGTCGTACGCGTCGCAGATCTCGCGTACCCGCTCGAAGTAGCCGGGCGGCGGCGGGAAGCAGCCGCCGGAGTTCTGCACCGGCTCCAGGAAGACGGCGGCGACCGTCTCCGGCCCCTCCCGCTCGATCGCCCGGCCGATCTCGTCGGCGGCCCAGCGGCCGAACGCCTCGGCGTCGTCGCCGTGCTCGGGGGCCCGGTAGAAGTTGGTGTTCGGCACCTTGATGCCACCGGGTACCAGCGGTTCGAAGTCGGTCTTGATGCCGGGCAGGCCGGTGATCGACAGCGCGCCCATCGAGGTGCCGTGGTAGGCGATGTAGCGGCTGACCACCTTGTGCTTGGTGGGCTTGCCGGTGCGCTTGAAGTAGGCCCGGGCCAGCTTCCACGCCGCCTCGACGGCCTCGGAGCCGCCGGTGGTGAAGAAGACCCGGTTCAGGTCGCCGGGGGTGAGCGTGGCGATCTTCTCGGCCAGCTCGACGGCCTTCGGGTGGGCGTACGACCAGAGCGGGAAGTAGGCCAGCTCGCCGGCCTGCTTGGCGGCGGCCTCGGCCAGCTCGGCGCGGCCGTGACCGGCGTTCACCACGAACAGCCCGGCCAGCCCGTCCAGGTAGCGGCGGCCCTGCGCGTCCCAGACGTACGCGCCCTCGCCCCGGACGATTGTCGGAACCTCGCCGGCCGGGTAGCTCGCCATGCGGGTGAAGTGCATCCAGAGATGGTCGGTGGCGTTGGCCATGTCAGCCCCATCGGGTCTCGGGCCGGTCAGGGGTGACACCGGCCGCTCTGCCCACGGTTATCCCACAGGCGATGCCGATAAGGCAAGCGAACAAGCTTCAGCGCGACGGATTCAGCGCCATATCACTTTCCTGCCGACGGAATCCGCATCAGGCGGTGCCCCAGCTGTAGGTCTGCTTGCGCAGCTTCAGGTAGACGAACGCCTCGGTGGAGAGCACCCCGGGCACGCCGCGCAGCTTCTGGAGGATCTCCAGCAGGTGTGCGTCGTTGCGGCAGACCACCTCGGCCAGCAGGTCGAACGAGCCGGCGGTGATGACCACGTAGTCGATCTCCTCGAACTCGGCCAGCCGGTCGGCGACGGGTTCCAGGTCGCCGTCGGTGCGCAGCCCGATCATGGCCTGGCGGGGGAAGCCGAGCTGGAGCGGATCGGTGACCGCGACGATCTGCATGACGCCCGCGTCGAGCAGCCGTTGCACCCGCTGGCGTACCGCCGCCTCGGAGAGGCCGACCGCCTTGCCGATGCTCGCGTACGGGCGGCGCCCGTCCTCCTGGAGCTGCTCGATGATCTGCTTGGCCACGTCGTCGAGCAGAGCGTGATTGGCTCCTTCACGCACCGTGACCCGGCGGGCGCCGTTGGAGTTCTCCTGGTGCCGGTTGACCATCGACGCTCCTCGTGTCCGATTCTCCGTGTTGAGCGTAGTGCCCCGCGCAGTCTGGCGTATTTCGTGGCGACTGGCTATTCCGGCAACGGAATCCCTTGTGAGAGAGGTTTTCTCATGTCAGGATCAGTCGTCCATCGCCACTGACCCTCCCGCCGGCGCGCCGCCCCCGTCCCGCCGCCGACGATGCCCCCCAAGGAGTCGTCACATGCGTAGTCCCCTCCGGCCCCTCACCCGGCGTGGTCTGCTCACCGGGACCGTCGGCTCGGCCGCGCTGCTCGCCACCGCGGGCACCCTGGCCGGCTGCGGGACCAATGGCGCCCAGCAGACCGAAGCCGGATGCAAGAGCGAGGATCTGTCCGCCACCGAGAAGAAGGTCGCCTTCTCGAACTGGCCGCAGTACATGGACACCGACGAGAAGGACGAGTCCAAGCGCCCCACGCTCGATGCGTTCGTCGCCGCGTCGGGCATCCAGGTGACGTACACCGAGGACGTCAACGACAACAACGAGTTCTTCGGCAAGGTGCGCAACCAGCTCGCCGGGTGTCAGAGCACCGGCCGGGACATCATGGTGCTCACCGACTGGATGGCCGCCCGGATGATCCGCCTCGGCTGGGTGCAGAAGCTCGACAAGTCGAAGATGCCCAACGTCGAGGCGAACCTGCTGTCGTCGCTGCGCGGGCGCTCCTTCGACGCCGAGACCCAGCTCGCGGTCCCGTGGCAGTCCGGGCTGGCCGGGCTCGCGTACAACGCGAAGGTCGCCAAGGAGATCCGCACCGTCGACGAGCTGCTCACCCGCCCCGATCTCAAGGGCAAGGTGACAGTGCTGTCGGAGATGCGCGACACCATCGGCCTGCTGCTCCAGTCGCTCGGCCACGACCCGGCCAAGTTCACCCCGGCCCAGTTCGACGACGCGCTGAACAAGCTGAAGAAGGCGGTGGACAGCAAGCAGATCCGGCGGTTCACCGGCAACGACTACGCGCCCGACCTGGCCAAGGGCGACATCGCCGCGTGTATCGGCTGGTCCGGCGACGTCGTGCAGCTCGGCTTCGAGGACGACAAGATCAAGTTCGTGGTGCCCGAGTCCGGCGTGATGCTCTGGTCGGACAACATGCTGGTGCCGAACAAGGCCACCCACAAGGCCAACGCCGAGGCGTTGATGAACCACTACTACGACCCGGCGGTGGCGGCGAAGCTGGCCGCGTACGTCAACTACATCTGCCCCGTGCAGGGCGCGCAGGCCGAGATGGAGAAGATCGACCCGGATCTGGCGACCAACCCGCTGATCTTCCCGGACGACACGATGCTGTCCAAGGCCAAGGTCTTCATGGCGCTCGACGAAGCGCAGGAGAAGGAGTACGAGACCAAGTTCCAGCAGGTGATCGGCGCGTGAAGGGGCAGCAGACCCCGGCCGGTGACCTGCGACTGGTCGACCTGACCAAGCGGTTCGGCGTCTTCACCGCCGTCGACGACCTCACCCTCACGATCCCGCAGGGCTCGTTCTTCGCCCTGCTCGGCGCGTCCGGCTGCGGCAAGACCACCACACTGCGGATGATCGCCGGGCTGGAGCAGCCCACGAGCGGGCAGGTGCTGCTCGGCGAGCAGGACATCGCCGGGCTGCGGCCGTACAAGCGGCCGGTGAACACCGTCTTCCAGAGCTACGCCCTCTTCCCGCACCTGGACATCCACGAGAACGTGGCGTTCGGGCTGCGCCGCCGCGGCATCCGCAAGGTGAGCGACCAGGTGGAGCGGATGCTCGCCCTGGTGCAGCTTGAAGGGTACGGGCGGCGCCGCCCGGCCCAGCTCTCCGGCGGCCAGCAGCAGCGCGTCGCGCTGGCCCGGGCGCTCATCAACCACCCGCAGGTGCTGTTGCTCGACGAGCCGCTCGGCGCGCTCGACCTCAAGCTGCGCCGGCAGATGCAGATTGAGCTGAAGCGGATCCAGACCGAGGTCGGCATCACGTTCGTGCACGTCACCCACGACCAGGAGGAGGCCATGACGATGGCCGACACGGTCGCGGTGATGAACGCCGGCCGGATCGAGCAACTCGGTGCGCCCGCCGACATCTACGAGTACCCGGCCACCGCGTTCGTGGCGAACTTCCTCGGCCAGTCCAACCTGCTCGCCGCCGAAGCCGGCGGTCGCGCCGCCGACGACGTGCTGGTCACGGCGCACGGCTCGCGCTTCTCGGTGCCCGCCGGGCGGGCCCGGCTCACCGACGGGCCGGCCTTCCTCGGCGTACGTCCGGAGAAGCTGCACCTGGCCGACGGCCCGGACGGGGTGCCGGCCGGGCACCAGCACGTCGGCGGCATCGTCACCGACACCTCCTACGTCGGGGTGAGCACCCAGTACCTGGTGCGCACCGCGTGGGGCAGCGAGCTGTCCGCGTTCGCCGCGAACAGCGGGCTGGGCGGCCGCCTCGCCGTCGGTACGGCGGTGACCGCGCACTGGGATCCGCGGCACGCGTTCCTGCTGCCCCGGGCCGCCGGTGAGGACGACCAGACCGCGCCGCTGCTCGACGAGCCGCCGGTGGGTGCGTCGGCATGAGCGCGCTGGCCCACGTACCGACCTCCGCCGGGAAGCCGGTGCCGCCGCCGGTGCGGCGCGGGCGCAGCCGCCTCCTGCCGTACCTGTTGCTGCTGCCCGGCGCGGTCTGGCTGCTCGTCTTCTTCGCGCTCCCGCTGGTGCAGCTCGCCTCGGCCAGCCTCTACGACCCGGCCGGCTCGCTCTCCACCGGGTACGCCATGACCTGGGCGTTCAGCAACTACCCGGACGCGTTGCAGGCGTACTGGCCGCAGTTCTCCCGGTCGTTCCTCTACTCGGCCATCGCGCTGGTGCTCGCGTTGCTGATGGGCTATCCGCTGGCGTACGCGATCGCGCAGAAGGCCGGCCGGTGGAAGAACCTGCTGCTGGTCGCGGTGGTCGCGCCGATGTTCACCAGCTTCCTGGTGCGCACGCTGGCCTGGAAGACCATCCTGTCGGACAACGGCGCGCTGGTCGGGCTGCTGCGCGACGTGCACCTGCTCGGCCCGGACGGCCGGCTGCTCGCCACCCCGATCGCCGTTGTGCTCGGCCTGACGTACAACTTCCTGCCGTTCCTGGTGCTGCCGCTGTACGCGAGCCTGGAGCGGCTCGATTCCCGGCTGCTGGAGGCGGCGAGCGACCTGTACGCGAGCCCGCTGCGCGCGTTCGCCAAGGTCACGCTGCCGCTGTCGATGCCCGGTCTGATCGCCGGCACGCTGCTGTTCTTCATCCCGGCCACCGGTGACTACATCAACGCCGAGCTGCTCGGTACGCCGAACGAGTACATGATCGGCAACGTCATCGACTCGGCGTTCCTGGTCCGGCTGGACTATCCGCAGGGCGCGGCGCTGTCGTTCCTGCTGATGGCCGCGATCCTGGCGATCGTCTTCGTCTACCTGCGGAAGGCCGGCACGGAGGAGGTTCTGTGAGCGCGAGGAGCGCAGCGAAGCGGAGCCCCGCAGTCGCGAACGAAAGGCGGGCGCTGTGAACGGACTCAGGCGCTGGCTCGCCGACCGGTGGGTGATGGGCGTGGCACTGCTCGTCCTCGGCTACCTGACGCTGCCGATCATGGTGGTCGCCGGCCTGTCCTTCAACCGGCCCTCCAGCCGGCTCTCCTACGACTTCAACGAGTTCACGCTCGACAACTGGAAGCAGCCCTGCGCCACCTCGGACATGTGCGACGCCGTGGTGCGCAGCATGCAGATCGGCCTCATCGCCACGGTCGTCTCCACGCTCCTCGGCACGCTGATGGCGTTCGCGCTGGTCCGGCACAGCTTCCGCGGCCGCTCCGGGCTCAACGGGCTGATCTTCCTGCCGATGGCCACCCCGGAACTCGTGATGGGCACCTCGCTGCTCGCCCTCTTCGTGGCCGCCGGGGTGCCGCAGGGCTTCTGGACCATCGTCATCGCGCACGTCATGTTCTGCGTGTCGTTCGTCGTGGTCACCGTGAAGGCCCGGCTCTCCGGCATGGACCGGCGGCTGGAGGAAGCCGCGATGGACCTGTACGCCAGCGAGTGGCAGACGTTCCGCCGGATCACGCTGCCGCTCGTGCTACCCGGCATCGTGGCCGCCGCGCTGCTGGCGTTCTCGCTCAGCTTCGACGACTTCATCATCACGAACTTCAACGCCGGCACCACTGTCACGTTCCCCATGTACGTCTGGGGCGCCTCCCAGCGGGGCATCCCGCCGCAGGTGAACGTGATCGGCACGGCCATGTTCGTGATCGCGTTGCTGCTGGTCGGGGCCACCTCGCTGCGCGGGCGGCGGGCGCGACGGGCCGCCCTCGCGATGGTTGCCACACCGGCGGGCAAGCCATGACACTCCCGCATACCGGCCGGGCGCTGGCCGACGCCGCGCCCGTGTCGTACTGGCTGGACCGCCCGGCTCGCCCCGACCCGCTGCCGCCGCTGACCGGGACGCACACCGCCGA
It includes:
- a CDS encoding aspartate aminotransferase family protein, producing the protein MANATDHLWMHFTRMASYPAGEVPTIVRGEGAYVWDAQGRRYLDGLAGLFVVNAGHGRAELAEAAAKQAGELAYFPLWSYAHPKAVELAEKIATLTPGDLNRVFFTTGGSEAVEAAWKLARAYFKRTGKPTKHKVVSRYIAYHGTSMGALSITGLPGIKTDFEPLVPGGIKVPNTNFYRAPEHGDDAEAFGRWAADEIGRAIEREGPETVAAVFLEPVQNSGGCFPPPPGYFERVREICDAYDVLLVSDEVICSWGRLGEYFGAVRYGYQPDIITTAKGITSGYAPLGAMIAGERLMEPFLTETGMFAHGVTFGGHPVSCAVALANLEVFAREDLIGHVRANEGAFRSTLEKLHDLPIVGDVRGDGYFYGIELVKDKTTRETFDEAESERLLRGFLSTALFDAGLYCRADDRGDPVVQLAPPLIADQQHFDEIEQILRAVLTEAWSRL
- a CDS encoding Lrp/AsnC family transcriptional regulator, whose product is MVNRHQENSNGARRVTVREGANHALLDDVAKQIIEQLQEDGRRPYASIGKAVGLSEAAVRQRVQRLLDAGVMQIVAVTDPLQLGFPRQAMIGLRTDGDLEPVADRLAEFEEIDYVVITAGSFDLLAEVVCRNDAHLLEILQKLRGVPGVLSTEAFVYLKLRKQTYSWGTA
- a CDS encoding polyamine ABC transporter substrate-binding protein, translated to MRSPLRPLTRRGLLTGTVGSAALLATAGTLAGCGTNGAQQTEAGCKSEDLSATEKKVAFSNWPQYMDTDEKDESKRPTLDAFVAASGIQVTYTEDVNDNNEFFGKVRNQLAGCQSTGRDIMVLTDWMAARMIRLGWVQKLDKSKMPNVEANLLSSLRGRSFDAETQLAVPWQSGLAGLAYNAKVAKEIRTVDELLTRPDLKGKVTVLSEMRDTIGLLLQSLGHDPAKFTPAQFDDALNKLKKAVDSKQIRRFTGNDYAPDLAKGDIAACIGWSGDVVQLGFEDDKIKFVVPESGVMLWSDNMLVPNKATHKANAEALMNHYYDPAVAAKLAAYVNYICPVQGAQAEMEKIDPDLATNPLIFPDDTMLSKAKVFMALDEAQEKEYETKFQQVIGA
- a CDS encoding ABC transporter ATP-binding protein → MKGQQTPAGDLRLVDLTKRFGVFTAVDDLTLTIPQGSFFALLGASGCGKTTTLRMIAGLEQPTSGQVLLGEQDIAGLRPYKRPVNTVFQSYALFPHLDIHENVAFGLRRRGIRKVSDQVERMLALVQLEGYGRRRPAQLSGGQQQRVALARALINHPQVLLLDEPLGALDLKLRRQMQIELKRIQTEVGITFVHVTHDQEEAMTMADTVAVMNAGRIEQLGAPADIYEYPATAFVANFLGQSNLLAAEAGGRAADDVLVTAHGSRFSVPAGRARLTDGPAFLGVRPEKLHLADGPDGVPAGHQHVGGIVTDTSYVGVSTQYLVRTAWGSELSAFAANSGLGGRLAVGTAVTAHWDPRHAFLLPRAAGEDDQTAPLLDEPPVGASA
- a CDS encoding ABC transporter permease, producing MSALAHVPTSAGKPVPPPVRRGRSRLLPYLLLLPGAVWLLVFFALPLVQLASASLYDPAGSLSTGYAMTWAFSNYPDALQAYWPQFSRSFLYSAIALVLALLMGYPLAYAIAQKAGRWKNLLLVAVVAPMFTSFLVRTLAWKTILSDNGALVGLLRDVHLLGPDGRLLATPIAVVLGLTYNFLPFLVLPLYASLERLDSRLLEAASDLYASPLRAFAKVTLPLSMPGLIAGTLLFFIPATGDYINAELLGTPNEYMIGNVIDSAFLVRLDYPQGAALSFLLMAAILAIVFVYLRKAGTEEVL
- a CDS encoding ABC transporter permease, whose translation is MNGLRRWLADRWVMGVALLVLGYLTLPIMVVAGLSFNRPSSRLSYDFNEFTLDNWKQPCATSDMCDAVVRSMQIGLIATVVSTLLGTLMAFALVRHSFRGRSGLNGLIFLPMATPELVMGTSLLALFVAAGVPQGFWTIVIAHVMFCVSFVVVTVKARLSGMDRRLEEAAMDLYASEWQTFRRITLPLVLPGIVAAALLAFSLSFDDFIITNFNAGTTVTFPMYVWGASQRGIPPQVNVIGTAMFVIALLLVGATSLRGRRARRAALAMVATPAGKP